The DNA window ACATTTTTTATCCTAATCAAACATAATGATAGATTCCACACCAGAAGACCATTAACACAGATCAAATCGTCACTGTTGTTAGTCAAAATGTATCAGATATCATGGATATGAAACAGGTAGTGTATGTACAGCAATCCACCTCAGATAAACTCAAAACTGGACGAGAAAACCAATTCTCAGGATAAAACAACGCACACACCAGAAGTCCAGCTATGTACCAAACTTAAGACATCACATATAAAATATACctaaattttttttatttccAGATGTAGCAGTCAGAATGAATCAAAAGATGGAAATCACACAATATAACCATTGATCCTCATGATAAAATTCCGCAAGAGATCAAACAGTGTACTCTTTGGAAACCAAGAACCAATCGGAGAGGAATGCTGTTAAATCGCCACAATTATACGCCAACCCCCATACCCAATCAATAAAACAGAACCATCCTAATCCTGGAAAACCACACAGCATCACAAGATGCGGACTCTTACTGCTGCGGCAACAAGAATTCCTGGCGAGCAACCTCGCTAGAGATCGAAAAGGCCAGATCTTTAATCACAGATGTATAATCTGCAGATGGGGAAAAGGCACAGGAGTGACCTTGGAGAGCTCAACGAGGGCATTTCCACGCAACTCAGGGTTGCAGAGGTTGAGCACAAGCTGCTCCTCCAGCTTCATCTTAATGTCAGGCACCACGGCGTCGCATCTTCCTGCCATGGAGGGAGACGGAGGCAGCGCCTTGGGGAGGAATGGGGTGTGTACAAGGAAGATCGAAGATTTTCCATTTCAAAGAGGCCAGATTCAGCGTTCTACTTAAAGACCATTATGCCCTTTTCCCCTTGTTCTTGTAACGTAAAAATAAATGCACCCTTATATTTACCCTTTCCTTTTGGGTTAGTTTCTCTAATAACTTATCATTTGTTTTAGCTTTTGTATCTTTTGTATTTGGAATGTTTTTTAGACTCCTTTTTGAATGATATCGTGTTTTGAGTATTTATTATTGTTGTTAGGAAATAGTCTCTGTGATTTTGGATGCAATCAAGTCTATGTTATGTAATTGTCTTTACAACAATAGCAATACACCATTCACATCTTCTAAGCTAGACAGTACTGGTCTTTCAAGTACGGATTTAAGGTGATAAGATTGACATTTCAAAGTTAAGCAACGTGTAACAAGCTAATGCTTATGCACACAATTTTATCTGTAGTGATGAGCCATCTCAACCCATGACTTTtattttcaagaaaaaaaacTCATGATTTTTTTTGTCATTAATGACTCTTGAAGAAAAGAAACATGCATATTTCAAGTGTCTGTTTGGTAAGTTAGGCCTTGTAAGCTGTAAATTGTTTCATGAGCTTCATTTTGACGATAAATCTTCCGATTTTGTTTAAGAGAATCCTTTGTGCAGTGTGCACTCAACTTTGGGCTGATGTGGTGCTTGACTCATTTGGGTTGTCTGATATTTACCCTGAAGATGTAGAGAATTTGCACATATGTTTTATGTAAATAGTTTCTCTTTTAGTATGATCTCTGAATGCATTAGGAAGAGCATGTCCCTAGCACATGTGGCTTTTTTTTTATTCTCGAAAAAAAGGAAATTGAAAACGAATGATATTTACTTTATAATCAAAAGGTAAATCCAGATTAAATGCGgagaagaaaggtagtcctaaTGGGAGAAACACAACACACTGTTGTGTTATATGAAGCACAGTCTAAACTGGCTCAACATATATCTATAGGAATTGAAGTTTATTTATAACTGGAGGAATTTTTGTATTATTCCAAATGTTAAGAAAATAGAAATAAACTGGTGATTATGGTACTTTATAAATTTAAAAAGCAAAGATAACTAAACTTACAATCTTTCAGTAAGCATATCTACCTAACGTTTTCCGCATTTATATTAAGTGATCAAGCACCAAGATTCGCAAATAAGTTAATCAGATACTACTTAATAGAAAATAGAAGATATATCATTACATCCCAATTTATAAAGATATATTACAGAAAGTCTTGTCTAAATTGGTAAAAGACAGCGTCTGACTATATCATGCTATCATAGGCAATCTCTGTTGGAAACAACTCAGTGGCAATTATATTATTTTTGTGGTATAATGCGGAATGAATAAGAGTTGATGAAATAGACAGTCTAGATGACAAATAGAATTATCTAACTGGGAAAGGCCAAGTGATGTTTTGGATCTAACAAATCAACAAGATATGCCACAAGTTTATGGTCTTTAGGAATAGGAGCATCTATGTTCTCATATTGTGACGCAGATCCAACAATCCTAAATTGCTTCTAAAAGAACAGAGTGAGACACCATTGGGCGATGGGTTTAAATAACTGCAGGGATAGATGCCGTGCATGAAAGAACACAACGACAATTCACATGTTTCTCCACTGGCATCCAGAACAACAGATAGACACTATCAACTCGCACCGCTACTTCATCGACAAGTGTTCATTCTACTGCGGACTGCCACTTTAATGAGGTGTGCACAGACTATTAGCTTCAAGATCAAGACCAGTGTGCGTTTTCTTATAAGGAAGTTAGCCCCTTGTGAAAAATAAATAGATCACTTTGAGTTGCTCCGCGATCCTTGCTAAAAAGCTAGAAACACCGCGGCCTAGTAACGCAGTCAGGTTCACGAACAGTGAACTGGTGGAAGATGCATACGCAAGACTAAAAATTTAATCAATTGGTACAGCGCCAGCAATTAATTTGGTAATTCTGAGACGGGCACGGTGACAGCCCCTGGAGAGAGACTTGCCTGGAACGGAGCCTCCCCGGAAGCTGCCAAGCCCAGGCGCCGGAGGCAACGGGGCCCACGCCTCCCGGCTCCTCCTCCATGGCAGTTACCGGTCGAGCCGCGCGACGCCGCGGCATGGCCCGCTCAACCCTCCGCGCCGCGTGACCCGCGCTCGCCGAAACGGACgaagccgcccccgccgcctgccgccCGACGCAACAGCGGGACTGGACGGGGGTTCCCTCCTCCACCAAAAATCGGATcagatgccgccgccgccgagaaaCGCTGCCCCGCGCGAGCCGCCGCCCACTCGCCGCATTGGCGCGCCACCGCTCGCCACCCATCCGTTTCGACCGGAGGAAGGAGGTGGGTGGGTTTCAGACTCTGCCACCTGCGCTCCATGATCCCACCCCAGTGTCAATGACACGTGGGTCCCATCATGTCTTCCGTTTTTAGGAGAGGTCCTCATACTTGCCACGAGCCACGCAGCAAAGAACATGAACCAACAATGGTGAACTCCATTTTCTCAGCCTGCTTGCAACAAAAGAGAAAAACTCAGTCCTAGTCCTAAGAAGCCAAAATCATGTTGTTTTTTTGGGGTCAAGAAACCATGGTCACGAGGAGCTTCTCAAAACCGAAATATCAAACGCTGGAAGCAGCACGGGTGTAGTCACTGCAAATCTTTGCAGTGCTCATTATTACAACACCACACTGGTTCTGTTCTTTACTGAAAAGATCACAAACTTCAGAATAACACTTCTTTAGACATTCTCCTAAAAAACACTTCTTTAGACACGCGCGGAAACAGGGTCTTCCACGGCAGTCTTGCAGTGAGTTCTGCAACCGGATCAGTTTACATCCACGGTGCGCggctcgggcctgcctgagacGACGATCCACCTCCGCGGCTTCCACGCGCCGCAGGGCCCGGCCCAGGATGACGTGCTCCACCTCCAGCCGCCGCAGATCCTCCGGCGCCTGGACGaggtgctccgccgcccgcaGGAGCACCCAGATTGTCCAGCAGCTGTTGGAGACAGCACCTTGTGGCAGGGTCATCCTGCAGCGTTTGCAGTAACAAGATGTGGTCAGCATTTGATCGCAGCCTTTGATGATACGGTTTAACTGGAGCAACGGCCGATTACTGACAGTTGACAAACTGGGAGAGGACTAACCTGAAGGCAGTTGTCGAACGCCCCATCCTTCAGAGGCTTAGGAAGGCAGATCTGCAGCGCGGCACGGGCCCTGCAGCAGTGAGGTGACGATCGAGAAGAACGTCATCGTTTGATCGGGAAGAGATCGATCTGTACATGCTGGAGACAAGTTCCTGGCATGCAGATGACAGCGCGTACCTGGGGTTATCCGTCAGCCTGAGGTAGCAGCGGACGACATGCTTCAGCAGCCTGGCTGAGGGCTGCTCGGCCAGTGCGTTCACCATGGTCGCCAAAGCCATGGCTGCCTGGAAGAAACGGTCCGCGGTGGCGCAGATGTACTGCAACCCGAACTCGTCTAGCATGATCCTTTTGACGATGGAAGTGGCCACCTGCATGTGTGCACCTAGCTGATTAGTCATTTATCAAATTGGCATTCATTCAGTAAGCTTTGATTCTAGGTGAATAAACGGAGGGGGTAAAAGCCAGTAGATGGGCATTACAGCGACCAAGCATGCCAGCATCTGCATGACCGTACCCACGGAGACTCTGAACAACTGCCAGGTGGTTGCAAGTTTTCATTCCCGTATGCGAACTTCAGAAGGCGAAAGCATGCTAACGAATAGGATTAACATAATGTGCCATGGCTGGGCAGATGCAAAAGATGGCATGACATACGAGTTTCGGAAGCTCACTGTCTGTCTCCATGATTCGCAAGCACAGAGGGATTACTTGACTTGTCACCAGGAAATTGACAGCTTCTGTATCATCTACCTGCATGTATCACCAGACAAAGAAGCTTCTCTCTCAGTTGCAGAAATTGTTTTttgataaaaataaaaataaaaagatGGATCTTGACATGAATCTGCTGTTCTTAGGGTTATTTCTGTTATACCAGTAGGAATTGAACATGACAAATGTTCACAAACGTTCCAAAAATTCATAAATACTCTCTCATATGGGGGCATTGTTGCCATGTGTAAACTGTGTTCAGTGCATTCTCCTAAAAACATGAGAAGTCATTCAAGAAACCTGAATTTAATGTTAAAGAGTCACTTATCGTTTACTTCCACAGGGAACAAAGATGCGCTTCAAAAATTTCATGGCCAGCTAAAGAAGCTGGGAATGTGAGAGGTTAATCTTCATTGATGGTTGCAATGCATGTTTAGTGAAATAAATCTAGTACTTTTACTTCAGTATTGAAGACAATGTGACCAATCTTCTCAGGCATGTAAAATCCTAAGCATAAATACCTTAACAAGAGCGTCGATGACATTAAGGCTAGCGAGGCGCAAGTACTCATAAGATTTGGCCTTGCTGGTAGTGTTCAGGAATGGGTATAAGTACAGGGGAATTCGAGCTGCAAAAATAAAGGATGAAAAGAGAGGGTGAATGGGTAATTAATAGCAAGATATTCAGAAACACAAAATTCGTTATATTAGTACCATACATGTAAACAATTTCTGTATACTTTAGAGCTTTTACTATAGATGCTAGACATAAACCGAACACATGTAAATGTACCACTACACAATAGTGTAGCAAAACCTTGAATTGACATAATGTAGGATAGCTAAGAAACATAGCTTCAATGCATGTCGGCTTTGCGCTCAACTGCTCAGTAATTAGACATTACCTGCCAAAAGGGGGGTCCTGGTCACAGGGTGTGCTGCAACAGTCTGGAAAAAATTTATGAGAGGGTGAACAAAATATATGATGCAAAGTCCAATGTTGGAACTTGGAAAGATATAAAGATTAACAACGAACAGAAGAGTAAAAAAACTTTTGCAGTACAGTGTCATGGGATGGTTGCAGCCATTAGCCAATTTTTCTGCTATTATCCCCATTGCGTACTAAAACAGCACCTGAAGAAGTCCAAGTGCATTGCAGACTCGGCTCGACGCATTTGCTGATAATGTAGGGGATGAAAGTGTAGGGTAGACTAACACAACTTCCTGTTTTTTTCAATTAATCAAGCATACCAAGTGAGATCAAAGGCTGATGATCACTTCAATACAAGATCGGCTTAAACTTCAAGAATATATATTAAAAAAACTGTTAACACCTTCAAAACACAAACACAACAGAGTACACTCAAAGCTCCTACTATACCTGGAGTAGTGCAGCCATTGTGCCAAAAGAGTACCAAAGCATTGGAGCCAAATCCTTAAACAT is part of the Panicum hallii strain FIL2 chromosome 2, PHallii_v3.1, whole genome shotgun sequence genome and encodes:
- the LOC112882075 gene encoding CCR4-NOT transcription complex subunit 9-like, which produces MPFPSYARKRGMFKDLAPMLWYSFGTMAALLQEVVLVYPTLSSPTLSANASSRVCNALGLLQTVAAHPVTRTPLLAARIPLYLYPFLNTTSKAKSYEYLRLASLNVIDALVKVDDTEAVNFLVTSQVIPLCLRIMETDSELPKLVATSIVKRIMLDEFGLQYICATADRFFQAAMALATMVNALAEQPSARLLKHVVRCYLRLTDNPRARAALQICLPKPLKDGAFDNCLQDDPATRCCLQQLLDNLGAPAGGGAPRPGAGGSAAAGGGARHPGPGPAARGSRGGGSSSQAGPSRAPWM